The following proteins are encoded in a genomic region of Sneathiella marina:
- a CDS encoding ATP-dependent helicase, translating to MSDNFDIGNFDAPQEASPPPDLSYLNGLNEGQTAAVQSLDGPVLVLAGAGTGKTRVLITRLAHILNMRDVRPWEILAVTFTNKAAAEMRERTANLVGPQAIEIKLGTFHSIGVWLLRRHAELVGLNTNFTILDTDDQLRLLKQILVDEGIDVKKWPPRGLAAVIDRWKDKGLRPDQVKDLDGNGFAHGRAGELYKIYQTRLTAQNACDFGDLLLHILTLFQQNPEILAQYQNRFKYILVDEYQDTNVAQYLMLRLLAQKHKNICCVGDDDQSIYGWRGAEVGNILKFEDDFPGADVIRLERNYRSTSHILGAASGLISRNESRLGKTLFTEGNDGEKVVLNGLWDGGNEARWVADEIENIERKGASLKDVAILVRASFQTRDFEECFLSMGIKYRVIGGLRFYERREIRDVLAYLRVINQADDDLAFERIYNLPKRGLGAKALEKIRNIGRANNLSLSRAAVLAVEQKLFKGKPLAALSELCANFEHWRAQKDLIPPNELVEAVLEESGYFDMWRQDKSVEAEGKKENLKELGPALADYESLGQFLEHVSLVMENNEDKSDEMVSVMTLHSAKGLEYDTVFLPGWEEGLFPHQRALDENGLKALEEERRLAYVGITRAKLRCYISHASNRRIHGQWQSSLPSRFVDELPKEHIADQSEQGVYNTSRASDASSTFTWRTAEPTHYTDVMKKRAAANEALVDNTTQPLKSDGSDTGKEVGSRIFHQKFGYGRILRKDGPKLEIAFEKAGTKKVMENFVQTC from the coding sequence ATGAGTGACAATTTCGACATTGGTAATTTTGACGCCCCTCAAGAAGCGTCGCCGCCCCCAGACCTTTCCTATCTAAATGGCCTGAATGAAGGGCAAACAGCGGCTGTACAATCTCTTGACGGACCCGTTTTGGTTCTTGCCGGAGCGGGTACGGGGAAAACACGTGTACTGATCACCAGGCTGGCTCATATCCTGAATATGCGTGATGTACGCCCGTGGGAGATTCTTGCCGTTACCTTTACGAACAAGGCCGCGGCCGAAATGCGAGAGCGAACCGCAAATCTTGTCGGGCCACAAGCCATTGAAATTAAGCTTGGGACCTTCCACTCAATTGGCGTCTGGTTACTACGCCGCCACGCTGAATTGGTCGGCCTCAATACCAATTTCACAATCCTGGATACAGATGATCAACTTAGATTGCTGAAGCAAATCCTGGTTGACGAAGGCATCGACGTAAAAAAATGGCCTCCGCGGGGATTAGCGGCAGTCATTGACCGCTGGAAAGACAAGGGTTTACGTCCGGATCAAGTGAAAGATCTGGATGGTAATGGATTCGCCCATGGCCGTGCCGGTGAATTATACAAAATCTACCAAACCCGACTGACCGCCCAGAATGCGTGTGATTTTGGCGATTTACTGCTGCATATCCTGACACTCTTCCAGCAAAACCCGGAGATTCTTGCGCAATATCAAAACCGCTTCAAATATATTCTTGTTGATGAATATCAAGATACCAATGTGGCCCAGTATTTAATGCTTCGTTTATTGGCGCAGAAACATAAGAACATATGCTGCGTTGGCGATGATGATCAGTCTATTTATGGTTGGCGCGGTGCTGAAGTCGGCAATATATTGAAGTTTGAAGACGACTTTCCAGGTGCCGATGTAATTCGCTTGGAAAGAAATTATCGTTCTACATCGCATATATTGGGTGCCGCATCAGGACTCATTTCCCGAAACGAGAGCCGGCTTGGCAAAACCTTGTTCACGGAAGGAAATGACGGTGAGAAAGTTGTTCTCAACGGGCTGTGGGATGGTGGAAACGAAGCTCGGTGGGTTGCGGATGAAATCGAAAATATCGAACGCAAAGGTGCCAGCTTAAAAGATGTAGCAATTTTGGTCCGCGCCAGTTTTCAAACCCGTGACTTCGAAGAATGCTTCTTAAGCATGGGAATTAAATATCGCGTCATTGGTGGCCTGAGATTTTACGAACGCCGTGAAATACGCGATGTCCTCGCCTATCTTCGGGTCATTAATCAGGCGGATGATGATTTGGCTTTTGAGCGAATTTACAATTTGCCGAAAAGAGGCCTTGGTGCCAAAGCCCTGGAAAAAATCCGAAATATTGGTCGCGCTAACAATCTGTCACTTTCCCGGGCAGCTGTTCTTGCCGTTGAACAAAAATTGTTTAAGGGGAAGCCCCTCGCCGCTCTTTCTGAGTTATGCGCAAATTTCGAACACTGGCGGGCTCAGAAAGACCTAATTCCACCGAATGAGCTAGTTGAGGCGGTTCTTGAAGAGAGCGGGTATTTTGACATGTGGCGTCAGGATAAATCAGTCGAAGCCGAAGGGAAGAAAGAAAACCTGAAAGAACTAGGCCCGGCACTGGCGGATTATGAAAGTCTTGGACAATTTTTGGAACATGTGTCCCTTGTTATGGAGAATAACGAGGATAAAAGTGACGAAATGGTAAGCGTTATGACACTCCATTCCGCAAAAGGGTTGGAATATGACACCGTTTTCCTTCCGGGTTGGGAAGAAGGCTTATTTCCTCATCAGCGGGCCCTTGACGAGAATGGCCTAAAAGCACTCGAAGAGGAACGACGCCTTGCATATGTTGGCATTACGCGCGCCAAATTGCGGTGTTATATCAGTCACGCCAGTAATCGCCGTATCCATGGACAATGGCAGTCTTCATTACCAAGCCGGTTCGTCGACGAATTGCCCAAAGAACATATTGCCGATCAATCTGAACAAGGTGTGTACAACACATCGCGCGCTTCCGACGCATCCTCAACGTTCACATGGCGAACGGCGGAGCCCACCCATTACACCGATGTAATGAAAAAACGGGCTGCTGCCAACGAAGCCCTGGTGGACAATACAACACAGCCCTTGAAGTCAGACGGCAGTGACACCGGCAAGGAAGTTGGCAGTCGTATATTTCACCAGAAATTCGGTTATGGCCGTATTTTGCGGAAAGATGGTCCGAAACTCGAAATCGCTTTCGAGAAAGCGGGTACAAAGAAAGTGATGGAAAATTTTGTCCAAACCTGCTGA
- a CDS encoding 50S ribosomal protein L11 methyltransferase — translation MSKPADTSLWQLSVTLPLPELEPIEQILEDHALTISTEEAVADGSLWTMNVLFEQKPGDQLLQQLDADLDYLVAPLVQKDWVSESQKMLPPVDAGRFYIHGSHDPVHPSISRHDLTIEAGRAFGTGLHETTFGCLLAIDDLRKKREFYNALDLGCGSGVLALAIAKAWRRPVLASDIDIDAVLVTNENAKKNGLAPLIKAEHAAGLNSRILHQHGPYDLIVANILAKPLVTMAFSIANALADNGVLILSGLLGKQEQMVFSSYRLQGLRLQRRYAIGEWRALVLSK, via the coding sequence TTGTCCAAACCTGCTGATACCTCCCTCTGGCAGCTCAGCGTTACCCTCCCATTGCCAGAACTTGAACCGATTGAACAGATACTTGAAGACCATGCTTTGACGATTTCAACAGAAGAAGCTGTGGCTGATGGTTCCCTTTGGACAATGAATGTCTTGTTTGAGCAAAAACCGGGCGATCAACTCCTGCAACAATTAGACGCTGATCTTGACTATCTTGTTGCCCCTCTGGTTCAAAAAGATTGGGTTTCGGAAAGCCAGAAAATGCTTCCACCCGTCGATGCAGGACGATTTTACATTCACGGATCCCATGATCCTGTTCATCCCTCTATTTCCCGACATGATCTGACAATTGAGGCGGGGCGCGCCTTCGGAACAGGCTTGCATGAAACGACCTTCGGCTGTCTTTTGGCTATTGATGACTTACGGAAAAAGCGGGAGTTTTATAACGCACTCGACCTTGGCTGCGGATCAGGCGTCCTTGCACTTGCCATTGCGAAAGCCTGGCGAAGACCGGTTCTCGCCAGCGATATCGATATAGATGCTGTCCTGGTAACAAATGAAAATGCCAAGAAGAATGGTCTGGCACCCCTCATTAAGGCAGAACATGCGGCAGGATTAAATAGCCGCATCCTGCACCAGCACGGACCTTATGATCTGATCGTTGCAAATATTCTGGCAAAACCGCTAGTCACTATGGCTTTCAGCATTGCCAATGCTTTGGCAGACAATGGAGTGCTTATCCTGTCGGGTTTGCTTGGTAAGCAGGAACAAATGGTGTTCAGCAGTTACCGACTACAAGGCTTGCGGTTGCAACGACGGTACGCCATAGGTGAATGGCGCGCGCTCGTCTTGTCAAAATAG
- a CDS encoding DUF1127 domain-containing protein, with protein MMHYYMTDFGGFFAANVAPANPSNRNHRTVDELHLRARRFRSSHVRRRLVLTAQLISRRIALYKRNSTAKKELYAMKDYELAKLGISRGEIEFIVSGRPRRSFSTSFAALKQYLAKVRDNIEKATQRRAGYRELMAMSDSQLADLGISRGMIVAAVQGNLILSPSNSSSANINSKQGSLTAIADKNDLHNPPNDNKQDNDHRHAV; from the coding sequence ATGATGCATTATTATATGACGGATTTTGGAGGGTTTTTTGCAGCGAATGTTGCGCCTGCAAACCCATCTAACCGCAATCATAGAACCGTGGATGAACTTCATTTACGAGCGCGGCGCTTCAGAAGTAGCCATGTGCGGAGAAGGTTAGTGCTAACGGCACAGCTCATCTCCCGGCGCATTGCACTGTACAAACGTAACTCGACCGCAAAAAAAGAACTTTATGCGATGAAGGACTATGAACTTGCCAAACTCGGAATCTCCAGGGGGGAAATCGAGTTTATCGTTAGCGGGCGTCCGCGGAGAAGCTTCTCAACGTCGTTTGCGGCATTGAAACAATATTTAGCGAAAGTCCGGGATAATATTGAAAAAGCAACGCAAAGACGAGCTGGTTATCGTGAATTGATGGCAATGAGTGACTCACAGCTTGCGGATTTAGGTATTTCACGAGGCATGATTGTTGCTGCGGTGCAGGGCAATTTGATTTTATCGCCCTCAAACAGTTCATCTGCAAACATAAATTCTAAACAGGGAAGTCTAACAGCAATTGCGGATAAGAATGATCTGCATAATCCACCTAATGACAACAAACAGGATAACGATCACCGTCACGCGGTTTGA
- a CDS encoding DUF1127 domain-containing protein: protein MMNYNQKELEALAMIQPVQVNKENVNVDALIYRGHVLRSEYISNGIASLYNKVTGKFAKSRQIAAAKRSLYAMSDRELVDLGITRSEIDYAVEGRRGEKPAPSFWASFKEKLVRAQKARAGYAQLMAMDARQLADIGLVKGDIEAAVHGNTALLANDNLAQASNNNEHRHAV, encoded by the coding sequence ATGATGAACTACAATCAGAAAGAACTTGAAGCTTTGGCCATGATCCAACCCGTTCAAGTGAATAAAGAAAATGTCAATGTCGATGCACTGATCTACCGCGGTCATGTGCTGAGAAGCGAATATATTTCAAATGGTATCGCGTCCCTTTATAACAAAGTGACAGGTAAATTTGCGAAGAGCCGGCAAATCGCAGCTGCAAAAAGAAGCCTGTACGCTATGTCGGACAGAGAACTAGTCGATTTGGGTATTACCCGATCTGAAATAGATTACGCTGTAGAAGGAAGAAGGGGCGAAAAACCGGCGCCTTCTTTCTGGGCAAGCTTTAAAGAAAAACTAGTGCGTGCACAGAAAGCGCGGGCTGGTTACGCTCAGTTAATGGCAATGGATGCACGTCAGCTTGCTGATATCGGGCTTGTAAAAGGCGATATTGAAGCAGCGGTTCATGGAAATACAGCTTTGCTTGCTAACGACAACCTCGCGCAGGCAAGCAACAATAATGAACACCGTCATGCAGTTTAA
- a CDS encoding aminopeptidase P family protein, translating to MNTAAEIDALLATTDTDLSKESLTELIEAVASAPYRPDEDNTLRHVLPGLSSEEMDSVKTVRDAIREKIGQNVLSPESSSDRLAALRAKMLAENSDGFIVPLNDEYHGEAAPACSERLKWLTGFTGSAGVAAVLKEKAAIFVDGRYTLQVVNEVDTSLFEPRHVSDEPMFAWIEDNMVKGQTLAIDPWLHTESSVNAFKQLTKRLGILLKEIDTNFIDDVWTDRPQPPLAMVVPHADIFSGETSRDKRAAVAATLQENGVDACIHTLPDVNAWLLNIRGADLPCTPFALGFGILHKDATVDLYMDERKLSSELPEHLGNSVRLFNPDQFQDGLANLVGKAVQVDPASTSQWIVNKLKSAQAKIVRADDPCLLPKATKNATEVAGTRNAHIRDGAAVTKFLHWLSLNAASGSVDEISAEEKLREFRKTGDKFKDLSFPTISAAGPNGALCHYRSTTASNRKLETGTLYLVDSGGQYLDGTTDITRTIAVGEPSEEMRQRFTLVLKGHIALATARFPKGTTGSQLDTLARAPLWAAGLDYDHGTGHGVGSYLSVHEGPQRISKMPNSVALQPGMIISNEPGFYKADDYGIRIENLVTVFEIEGLKNAELTTYGFETLTFAPLDQNLIEGTLLTTEEVQWVNDYHQAVWNKISPLVSGDVKDWLQSATASI from the coding sequence ATGAATACAGCCGCAGAAATTGATGCCCTGCTTGCAACCACTGACACAGATTTAAGTAAGGAGTCGTTGACGGAACTCATTGAAGCTGTTGCCTCTGCTCCATACCGACCGGACGAAGACAATACCCTTCGGCATGTTTTACCAGGCCTGTCCTCGGAAGAAATGGATTCTGTAAAAACGGTGCGGGATGCCATTCGTGAAAAAATAGGACAGAATGTTCTGTCGCCTGAAAGTTCATCTGACCGTCTCGCCGCTTTACGTGCAAAAATGCTTGCGGAAAACTCAGACGGCTTCATTGTCCCGCTTAACGACGAATATCACGGCGAAGCGGCCCCCGCCTGCTCTGAGCGTCTGAAATGGCTGACCGGATTCACTGGCTCGGCCGGCGTCGCTGCTGTCTTGAAAGAAAAAGCAGCGATCTTTGTTGACGGACGCTATACCCTACAAGTTGTCAATGAAGTCGATACGTCATTGTTTGAGCCTCGGCATGTTTCAGATGAACCCATGTTTGCCTGGATTGAAGATAATATGGTCAAGGGCCAAACCCTGGCGATCGACCCCTGGCTCCACACGGAAAGCAGTGTTAATGCGTTCAAACAACTGACGAAACGCCTCGGGATATTGCTAAAGGAAATAGACACCAATTTTATTGACGATGTCTGGACAGATCGCCCGCAACCACCGCTCGCCATGGTCGTCCCCCATGCTGACATTTTTTCCGGAGAAACATCTCGCGACAAGCGGGCAGCCGTCGCGGCGACATTACAAGAAAATGGAGTTGATGCCTGTATTCATACCCTGCCTGATGTGAACGCCTGGTTGTTGAATATTCGCGGGGCAGATCTTCCCTGCACGCCGTTTGCGTTGGGCTTCGGCATTCTTCATAAGGATGCTACTGTTGACCTGTACATGGATGAGCGAAAGCTGTCTTCGGAATTGCCGGAGCATTTGGGCAATAGCGTCCGGTTATTTAACCCAGACCAATTTCAGGACGGTCTCGCTAATCTTGTGGGCAAAGCTGTCCAGGTAGATCCTGCGTCGACCAGTCAATGGATTGTTAATAAACTAAAGAGCGCACAGGCGAAAATTGTCCGCGCAGACGATCCCTGCCTTCTGCCAAAAGCAACGAAGAATGCCACTGAAGTTGCGGGAACCCGAAACGCACATATTCGCGATGGTGCTGCTGTAACAAAATTTTTGCACTGGCTTTCCCTCAATGCTGCATCCGGGTCAGTAGATGAAATCTCTGCGGAAGAGAAACTTCGGGAATTTCGCAAGACAGGAGATAAATTCAAAGATCTTAGTTTTCCAACGATCTCAGCGGCTGGACCCAATGGTGCTCTTTGTCACTATCGCTCGACGACTGCATCAAACCGTAAGCTTGAAACAGGTACTCTTTACCTCGTTGACAGCGGCGGACAGTATTTGGATGGTACGACTGATATTACCCGTACCATCGCCGTAGGTGAGCCATCGGAAGAAATGCGGCAGCGGTTTACCCTTGTTCTTAAAGGTCATATTGCTCTCGCAACAGCCCGCTTTCCAAAAGGGACGACAGGGAGCCAGCTTGATACTTTGGCCAGAGCCCCGCTTTGGGCCGCCGGCCTCGATTATGACCATGGTACGGGGCATGGCGTGGGAAGTTATTTATCTGTCCATGAAGGCCCACAACGCATTTCAAAAATGCCAAATTCCGTTGCACTCCAGCCTGGTATGATTATCTCGAATGAACCGGGGTTTTACAAAGCCGATGATTACGGGATCAGGATCGAAAACCTCGTGACTGTTTTTGAAATTGAAGGTTTGAAGAATGCGGAATTAACAACATATGGTTTTGAAACGCTAACTTTCGCCCCGCTTGATCAAAATCTAATTGAGGGCACATTGCTTACCACGGAAGAAGTTCAATGGGTCAACGACTATCATCAAGCTGTATGGAACAAAATTTCACCGCTGGTGTCCGGAGATGTTAAAGACTGGCTTCAATCTGCGACTGCCTCAATCTAA
- the ligA gene encoding NAD-dependent DNA ligase LigA produces MENTTKLKADTAAIEHKRLALEIRGHDTRYYQDDDPLVSDADYDQLRRELIALEKRFPFLITPDSPTQSVGSAPAKGFGKVRHKVPMLSLDNAFNSEELQEFENRVRRFLGLSADEEVAFFAEPKIDGLSASLRYEDGNFVQGATRGDGQEGEDITENLKGVVDLPLRLKGSGEKIPSVFEVRGEVYMSGADFQTLNEAQLAANAKTFANPRNAAAGSLRQLDTSITASRNLRLFAYAWGDTSEIPGKSQSEVLEQFATWGFSVNPLSHVCANMAEAIDSYRKIEELRASLDYDIDGVVFKVNRLDWQARLGFVSRSPRWAIAHKFPAEKASTVIQDIEIQVGRTGALTPVARLRPVTVGGVVVSNATLHNEEEIERKDIRVDDTVIVQRAGDVIPQVVEVNLDKRQENSIAFNFPTICPVCGSHAVREINATTGKADVIRRCTGGLICRAQAVERLKHFVSRNALDIDGLGAKQIEAFYADEIIKSPADIFTLENRDNAPGNLKRLKNREGFGDKAIKNLFAAINERRQIDLDRFIYALGIRHIGQGNARLLARSYLTFAALRSALDTTREDAGERYVELLNIDGIGEAVADAVREFFNEKKNQGILDELLEEVEILEFEVPTNDSPIAGKTVVFTGSLELMTRAEMKARAEGLGAKVSGSISAKTDYLVAGEKAGSKLKKAADLGVQILSEQEWIDLMGAS; encoded by the coding sequence ATGGAAAATACGACGAAACTGAAGGCCGATACAGCAGCAATAGAGCATAAGCGGTTGGCACTTGAAATCAGGGGGCATGATACCCGGTATTATCAGGATGATGATCCACTTGTTTCTGATGCCGATTATGATCAGTTGAGACGCGAATTAATCGCGTTGGAAAAGAGATTTCCATTTTTGATTACACCCGACAGTCCCACGCAAAGCGTCGGCAGCGCACCGGCAAAAGGATTTGGGAAAGTACGGCATAAAGTACCGATGCTATCTTTGGACAATGCGTTCAATAGTGAAGAATTACAGGAATTTGAAAATCGGGTACGGCGGTTTTTGGGGTTATCCGCTGATGAAGAGGTGGCCTTTTTCGCGGAACCTAAAATTGACGGATTGTCGGCCAGTCTTCGATATGAAGATGGAAATTTTGTTCAAGGTGCAACACGGGGAGATGGTCAGGAAGGGGAAGATATCACTGAAAACCTGAAAGGGGTTGTTGATCTTCCTTTGCGTTTAAAGGGTTCAGGTGAGAAGATACCTTCTGTATTTGAGGTGCGCGGCGAGGTTTATATGTCCGGCGCTGATTTTCAAACCCTCAATGAGGCGCAGTTGGCGGCGAATGCGAAAACCTTTGCGAACCCCAGAAATGCCGCCGCCGGCAGTTTGCGGCAGTTGGATACCTCGATAACGGCTTCTCGAAATCTTCGTCTATTTGCCTATGCATGGGGGGACACTTCTGAAATTCCAGGTAAATCGCAGTCAGAAGTTCTCGAACAGTTCGCCACTTGGGGCTTTTCTGTCAACCCGCTCTCTCATGTCTGCGCCAATATGGCAGAGGCAATAGACTCCTATCGTAAAATTGAGGAGTTACGGGCGTCGCTTGACTATGACATTGATGGCGTTGTCTTCAAAGTAAACCGCCTTGATTGGCAAGCCCGTCTCGGCTTTGTTAGCCGCAGTCCGCGCTGGGCCATTGCTCATAAATTTCCAGCGGAAAAGGCAAGTACCGTAATTCAAGATATTGAAATCCAAGTCGGGCGCACTGGTGCCCTAACGCCGGTTGCAAGATTACGCCCTGTGACCGTGGGCGGGGTCGTTGTATCCAATGCGACCTTACATAACGAAGAGGAAATCGAGCGTAAGGACATTCGTGTTGATGACACCGTTATCGTCCAGCGTGCCGGCGATGTTATTCCACAAGTTGTAGAGGTCAATCTGGATAAGCGGCAGGAAAACAGTATAGCTTTTAATTTTCCGACAATTTGCCCAGTCTGCGGTAGCCATGCGGTTAGAGAGATAAACGCGACAACTGGTAAGGCCGATGTGATTAGGCGATGCACCGGTGGCTTAATCTGCCGTGCCCAAGCAGTGGAACGTTTGAAGCATTTCGTTTCACGTAATGCACTGGACATCGATGGATTGGGTGCCAAACAGATCGAAGCCTTTTATGCTGATGAAATTATTAAGTCTCCCGCCGATATTTTTACTCTTGAAAATCGCGATAATGCGCCAGGCAATCTGAAACGACTTAAAAATAGAGAAGGTTTTGGTGATAAAGCCATCAAAAACCTATTCGCAGCCATTAATGAACGGCGGCAAATCGATTTGGATCGGTTTATTTATGCGCTGGGTATCCGGCATATTGGTCAGGGGAATGCGCGTCTGCTTGCTCGCAGCTACCTGACTTTTGCGGCGCTGAGGAGCGCCCTCGACACAACTCGAGAGGATGCTGGCGAGCGATATGTTGAATTATTGAATATTGATGGTATCGGAGAAGCCGTTGCTGACGCCGTCCGAGAGTTTTTCAACGAGAAAAAAAATCAGGGTATTCTGGATGAACTTCTGGAAGAAGTAGAAATATTGGAATTTGAAGTTCCGACGAATGATAGTCCAATAGCCGGAAAGACTGTTGTCTTTACCGGTTCCCTGGAATTGATGACGCGCGCTGAAATGAAGGCCCGTGCAGAAGGACTTGGGGCCAAAGTCAGCGGATCCATTTCTGCAAAGACTGACTATCTGGTCGCTGGCGAGAAGGCAGGGTCCAAACTCAAAAAGGCAGCAGATCTGGGTGTTCAGATTTTATCTGAACAGGAGTGGATTGACTTGATGGGTGCGTCCTAA
- the recN gene encoding DNA repair protein RecN, translating to MLEKLSIRNIVLIDQLDLSFEQGLCVLTGETGAGKSILLDSLALALGARADAALIRSGHTSGSVSAEFNLAPSHPVFSLLEDLEIDPGEALVLRRNVGQDGRSKASINDQPISAGLLRRIGDAVVEIHGQNAERGLLDANGHRGLLDQYGQLQVEGLQIADLYSNMQTANENLATAIREIENARIDEEYLQHVVQELSDLAPEEGEEDALALERSHLMHAEKIAEALRDAEKSLTEHGGIDNKIRSATRAIERVLDKAPEKLDPVLQSLEKAAMEMAEAQNVINMVGMDLNMDPAGLEAVEERLFALRAAARKHKCAVEALPGLLDQFKAKLKAVEESDVALQKLRQNAKDAKDAFVLKADDLSERRNAAAAKMDKAVKKELGPLKLGNAQFITKVTDLDESHWNFAGSNKVEFLISTNPGSAAGSLIKIASGGELSRIMLALKVVLAKSGSAPTLVFDEVDRGVGGATADAVGERLRRLSGQLQVLVVTHSPQVAASGEAHWNIQKADNGKGTTTSVVRLSSDQRQEEIARMLSGATITNEARAAAQSLIQG from the coding sequence ATGCTTGAAAAGCTTTCCATCCGCAATATTGTTTTGATCGATCAACTTGATCTGTCTTTCGAACAGGGACTCTGTGTCCTGACGGGAGAAACGGGAGCTGGTAAGTCAATCCTGTTGGACAGCCTTGCATTGGCGTTGGGTGCCCGAGCAGATGCTGCGTTGATAAGGTCCGGGCATACTAGCGGGTCGGTTAGTGCAGAATTTAACTTGGCGCCCTCTCATCCCGTATTTTCCCTTCTTGAAGATCTCGAAATTGACCCTGGGGAAGCCTTGGTACTGCGGCGTAATGTCGGCCAGGATGGACGGAGCAAGGCTAGTATCAATGATCAGCCGATAAGTGCTGGCCTGCTTAGAAGAATAGGTGATGCCGTCGTCGAAATTCACGGACAGAATGCTGAGCGGGGGTTGCTGGACGCCAATGGGCATAGAGGTCTGCTTGACCAATATGGTCAACTGCAGGTTGAGGGTCTGCAAATTGCTGATTTATATAGTAATATGCAAACTGCCAATGAAAACCTTGCTACTGCGATCCGTGAAATTGAAAATGCCCGGATAGATGAAGAATATTTGCAACATGTCGTGCAGGAGCTTAGTGATCTGGCGCCGGAAGAAGGTGAAGAAGATGCACTGGCTCTCGAGAGATCGCATTTGATGCATGCGGAAAAGATAGCTGAAGCGTTACGTGACGCGGAGAAATCCCTGACAGAACATGGAGGTATCGACAATAAGATCCGATCAGCGACCCGTGCCATCGAGCGCGTGCTGGACAAGGCGCCCGAAAAACTAGACCCGGTTCTGCAAAGTTTGGAAAAAGCGGCCATGGAAATGGCCGAGGCGCAAAATGTGATTAATATGGTCGGCATGGACTTGAATATGGACCCCGCAGGCCTGGAAGCCGTTGAAGAACGATTATTTGCGCTGCGGGCGGCGGCACGGAAACATAAATGTGCTGTTGAAGCGCTTCCTGGCCTTCTTGATCAATTTAAGGCCAAATTAAAAGCGGTAGAAGAGAGTGATGTGGCGCTTCAAAAACTTCGTCAAAATGCGAAAGACGCAAAAGACGCCTTTGTTCTGAAAGCCGATGATTTGAGTGAGCGTCGGAACGCCGCGGCAGCCAAAATGGATAAAGCGGTAAAAAAGGAGTTGGGGCCCCTAAAACTTGGCAATGCTCAATTTATAACGAAAGTTACTGACTTGGATGAAAGCCATTGGAATTTTGCCGGGTCAAACAAAGTTGAGTTTCTGATTTCAACGAACCCTGGAAGTGCGGCCGGCTCATTGATAAAGATCGCCTCCGGCGGAGAGCTTTCCAGGATTATGCTTGCCCTTAAAGTGGTTCTAGCAAAATCCGGATCCGCGCCGACGCTTGTTTTTGACGAAGTAGACCGTGGTGTTGGCGGGGCAACCGCTGATGCCGTTGGTGAGCGGCTGCGTAGATTGTCGGGGCAACTGCAGGTGCTTGTGGTAACCCATTCACCTCAAGTCGCTGCGTCGGGGGAGGCCCATTGGAATATTCAGAAAGCTGACAACGGTAAGGGGACGACTACCTCTGTGGTGCGGCTAAGTTCAGATCAACGACAGGAAGAGATTGCCAGAATGCTGTCTGGCGCGACGATAACGAATGAAGCGCGGGCCGCGGCTCAAAGTCTGATACAAGGCTGA